The proteins below come from a single Rariglobus hedericola genomic window:
- a CDS encoding RluA family pseudouridine synthase produces the protein MPIPPVIYEDDTLIAFDKPSGMLVAPDRWDKKRENLMGLVHDKMGHGVANVHRLDADTSGILLCTKEKSALDFVSGQFQSKTVKKIYHALCVGTPAAELFVRSDDPDDEPPEGLADDEFFVDRDLIDDEDNPGRMRTVRKHGKASQTVVKVLDRFGGFTFVECRPVTGRTHQLRVHLQYSGLPILNDPFYGDGVTELKLSQLKRGYKGRLDEKPLISRLALHASRLTVKHPITKEMIVINAPLPNEFEVALKYLRKFAAAR, from the coding sequence ATGCCCATCCCTCCCGTCATCTATGAAGACGACACGCTGATCGCTTTCGACAAGCCGAGCGGGATGCTCGTCGCGCCCGATCGCTGGGATAAGAAGCGCGAAAACCTCATGGGTCTGGTGCACGACAAGATGGGTCACGGCGTGGCCAACGTGCATCGCCTCGATGCGGACACGAGCGGCATCCTCCTGTGCACCAAGGAAAAGTCCGCGCTCGATTTCGTGAGCGGGCAGTTCCAGTCGAAGACGGTCAAAAAAATTTACCACGCGCTCTGCGTCGGCACTCCGGCGGCCGAGCTGTTTGTGCGGTCGGATGATCCGGATGATGAGCCGCCGGAGGGTTTGGCGGACGATGAATTTTTCGTGGATCGCGATTTGATCGACGACGAGGACAACCCCGGGCGCATGCGCACCGTGCGCAAGCACGGCAAGGCCAGCCAGACGGTCGTGAAGGTGTTGGACCGGTTTGGCGGATTTACTTTCGTGGAATGCCGGCCGGTGACCGGCCGCACGCATCAGTTGCGTGTGCACCTGCAATATAGCGGTCTGCCCATTTTGAACGACCCGTTTTATGGTGACGGCGTGACGGAATTGAAACTTTCCCAGCTCAAGCGCGGTTACAAAGGCCGTCTTGACGAGAAGCCCCTCATCAGCCGCCTGGCGCTGCATGCGAGCCGGCTGACCGTAAAGCACCCGATTACCAAGGAGATGATTGTAATCAACGCGCCGCTGCCGAACGAGTTTGAGGTGGCGCTCAAATACCTGCGGAAATTCGCAGCCGCGAGATAA
- a CDS encoding peroxiredoxin family protein — MNSLLKSGLVAAVILMGAACSPAESTTAGATPAVAAPTVSALPVLRKAPDWKLKDLDGREVKAADFKGKVVVVDFWATWCPPCRKEIPDYIAWQKKYADRGLVILGFSLDEATPAEVKAFGEKMKMNYPILVADADVAEAFGGVQGLPTAFVIDREGNIRHVKLGLAEAKAYEALIVSLL; from the coding sequence ATGAACTCTCTTTTGAAAAGCGGACTGGTGGCGGCGGTGATCTTGATGGGAGCTGCTTGCAGCCCTGCTGAATCAACCACGGCCGGCGCGACGCCTGCGGTGGCGGCACCCACGGTCTCCGCGCTGCCGGTGTTGCGCAAAGCGCCCGATTGGAAACTTAAGGATCTGGATGGCCGCGAGGTGAAGGCGGCTGATTTCAAGGGCAAGGTCGTGGTCGTGGATTTCTGGGCGACCTGGTGTCCTCCGTGCCGCAAGGAGATCCCCGACTACATCGCGTGGCAGAAAAAATATGCCGATCGCGGGCTCGTGATTTTGGGCTTCTCGCTGGATGAAGCGACGCCGGCGGAAGTGAAGGCTTTCGGTGAAAAGATGAAGATGAACTATCCGATTCTGGTCGCCGACGCGGATGTGGCCGAGGCCTTTGGCGGCGTGCAGGGATTGCCGACTGCGTTCGTGATCGATCGCGAGGGAAACATCCGCCACGTCAAACTCGGTCTGGCCGAGGCAAAGGCGTATGAGGCGCTGATCGTTTCGTTGCTTTAA
- a CDS encoding GH3 auxin-responsive promoter family protein: MLSPTRSLLTAGASFLTTRTARKLRTGKDAVPMQERTLAHLIGQLSRTAYGYAHALTPGTTYSQFQARAPLQTYEGFIPYIERMKTGEADVLWPGHCSFYAVSSGTTSGRTKYLPITDGMLEHFRKAGLDSLLYYTARVGHTGIFRGKHLFLGGSTTLSRLDECKDRAAYAGDLSGITALNLPGWVEKHLYEPGARIAQIADWPAKIQAIADQTWNRDITMLAGIPSWVLILAEAVKARASSGKSRPSHLQAVWPNLECLVHGGVPVGPFIDELRTHIGPKVNFHEVYPASEGFIATQDAESSLGLRLMTDTGLFFEFLPMRYYHEENLPQLGQHTVPLEGVQVGVDYALILSTPAGLTRYVIGDVVRFISTDIPRLVYVGRTALQLSAFGEHVIEKELTDALITVCQRHNWTITNFHVAPLFVDSSVGQRRGRHEWWVELKPYTQETPTGPVIAAELDVELKRLNDDYEAKRNGGGLDAPNVKLVMPGVFEHWLRTKDKWGGQNKMPRCRSDRQIADELAQVARFSADS; the protein is encoded by the coding sequence ATGCTATCTCCGACGCGAAGCCTCCTGACCGCAGGCGCCAGTTTCCTGACCACCCGCACCGCACGCAAACTGCGCACCGGCAAAGATGCCGTGCCCATGCAGGAACGCACGCTGGCCCACCTCATCGGCCAGCTTTCGCGCACCGCTTACGGCTACGCGCACGCCCTCACGCCCGGCACCACTTACAGTCAGTTCCAGGCCCGCGCACCGCTCCAGACCTACGAGGGATTCATCCCCTACATCGAGCGCATGAAGACCGGCGAGGCCGACGTGCTTTGGCCCGGTCATTGCAGTTTTTACGCGGTGTCCTCGGGCACCACCTCGGGCCGCACCAAATACCTGCCGATCACCGACGGCATGCTGGAGCATTTTCGCAAGGCCGGCCTCGACTCGCTCCTCTACTACACCGCCCGCGTCGGCCACACGGGCATATTTCGCGGCAAACACCTGTTCCTCGGCGGCTCGACCACGCTCAGCCGTCTGGACGAGTGCAAGGACCGCGCCGCTTACGCCGGTGACTTGAGCGGCATCACCGCCCTCAACCTGCCGGGCTGGGTCGAAAAACACCTCTACGAGCCCGGCGCCCGTATCGCTCAAATCGCCGACTGGCCGGCCAAAATCCAGGCCATCGCCGACCAGACGTGGAATCGCGACATCACGATGCTCGCCGGCATCCCGAGCTGGGTGCTCATCCTCGCCGAGGCCGTCAAAGCCCGTGCATCCAGCGGCAAGAGCCGTCCATCCCATCTCCAGGCCGTGTGGCCCAACCTCGAGTGCCTCGTCCACGGCGGCGTTCCCGTGGGCCCGTTCATCGACGAACTGCGCACGCACATCGGCCCCAAGGTCAATTTCCACGAAGTTTACCCCGCCTCCGAGGGTTTCATCGCCACCCAGGATGCCGAGTCCTCGCTCGGCCTGCGCCTGATGACCGATACCGGTCTCTTCTTCGAATTCCTCCCCATGCGTTACTACCATGAGGAAAACCTACCGCAGCTCGGCCAGCACACGGTGCCCCTCGAGGGCGTGCAGGTCGGCGTCGATTACGCTCTCATCCTGAGCACGCCCGCCGGCCTCACCCGCTACGTGATCGGCGATGTGGTGCGCTTCATTTCGACCGATATACCGCGCTTGGTTTACGTCGGCCGCACCGCGCTGCAATTGAGCGCTTTTGGCGAACACGTGATCGAGAAAGAACTCACCGACGCCCTCATCACCGTCTGCCAGCGTCACAACTGGACGATCACCAACTTCCATGTCGCCCCGCTGTTCGTCGACAGCTCCGTCGGTCAACGCCGCGGACGCCACGAGTGGTGGGTCGAGCTCAAGCCTTACACTCAAGAGACCCCCACCGGCCCCGTCATCGCAGCAGAACTCGATGTGGAATTGAAGCGCCTGAACGACGACTACGAAGCCAAGCGCAACGGCGGTGGCCTCGACGCGCCGAATGTAAAACTCGTCATGCCCGGCGTCTTCGAACACTGGCTCCGCACCAAGGACAAATGGGGCGGCCAAAACAAGATGCCTCGCTGCCGCAGCGATCGCCAGATCGCCGACGAGCTCGCGCAGGTCGCCCGTTTCTCGGCCGACTCATGA
- the glpK gene encoding glycerol kinase GlpK: MSTPRYILALDQGTSSSRAIVFDHDGGIVAVAQKEFTQYYPQPGWVEHDPLEIWSSQNSTAAEAIARANLSSEDIAAVGITNQRETTIVWDRDTGRPVCNAIVWQDRRTAAYCAQLKRDGLEPLVSQKTGLRLDPYFSATKLRWILETIPGVRARAEAGKLLFGTVDTWLLWQLTGRKVHATDVTNASRTLLCNLHTGDWDDDLLKLFKIPRSLLPEIRSCSEIYGHVDRHLYPAGAPISGVAGDQHAALFGQACFTPGMVKNTYGTGCFTLMHTGEKPVVSRNNLLTTVAWKIGGRTDYALEGSVFIGGAVIQWLRDELQLVRNAAELDRLAASVPDAGGLFLVPAFSGLGAPHWDPDARGTMVGITRGTNRAHFCRAALEAIAFQTADLISCMEKDSGLPLKELRVDGGASRSNPLLQFQADLLNTSVVRPKCIETTALGAACLAGLATGFWSDRDEIARNWTVDTSFAPTQKRDRITALRGGWERALTRAKGWEPSS; encoded by the coding sequence ATGAGCACTCCCCGCTACATTCTCGCCCTCGATCAAGGCACCTCGTCGTCCCGCGCTATCGTGTTCGACCACGATGGCGGCATCGTCGCCGTCGCTCAGAAGGAGTTCACTCAATATTATCCTCAACCCGGCTGGGTGGAGCACGACCCGCTCGAAATCTGGTCCAGCCAGAATTCCACCGCCGCCGAAGCCATCGCCCGCGCCAACTTATCGTCCGAGGACATCGCCGCCGTCGGCATCACCAATCAACGCGAGACCACCATCGTGTGGGACCGCGACACCGGCCGGCCCGTGTGCAACGCCATCGTCTGGCAGGACCGCCGCACCGCCGCCTATTGCGCCCAACTCAAACGCGACGGGCTGGAACCGCTGGTTTCTCAAAAAACCGGCCTGCGCCTCGACCCTTATTTTTCCGCCACGAAACTTCGCTGGATTCTCGAAACCATTCCCGGCGTTCGCGCCCGTGCTGAGGCGGGAAAACTCCTCTTTGGCACCGTCGATACCTGGCTGCTGTGGCAGCTCACCGGCCGCAAGGTCCACGCCACCGATGTCACCAACGCCTCGCGCACGCTCCTCTGCAATCTTCACACCGGCGATTGGGACGATGATCTCCTGAAACTGTTCAAAATCCCGCGCTCGCTGCTGCCCGAGATCCGCTCGTGCTCCGAAATCTACGGGCACGTTGACCGCCATCTCTATCCCGCCGGCGCGCCCATTTCCGGTGTCGCCGGCGACCAGCACGCCGCGCTCTTCGGGCAAGCCTGCTTTACGCCCGGCATGGTTAAGAACACCTACGGAACCGGCTGTTTCACGCTTATGCACACGGGTGAAAAACCCGTCGTCTCGCGCAACAACCTCCTCACCACCGTCGCCTGGAAAATCGGCGGCCGCACCGACTACGCGCTCGAAGGCTCGGTGTTCATCGGTGGCGCGGTCATCCAATGGCTGCGCGATGAACTGCAGCTGGTGCGCAACGCGGCCGAGCTCGACCGGCTCGCCGCATCGGTGCCGGATGCCGGCGGACTTTTTCTGGTGCCTGCATTCTCCGGCCTCGGCGCACCCCACTGGGATCCGGATGCACGCGGCACGATGGTCGGCATCACCCGAGGCACGAACCGCGCACACTTTTGCCGCGCGGCGCTTGAAGCCATCGCGTTCCAGACCGCCGATCTCATCTCGTGCATGGAAAAAGACAGCGGACTTCCGCTCAAGGAACTGCGCGTCGACGGCGGCGCATCCCGCAGCAATCCTCTGCTCCAGTTCCAGGCTGATCTGCTGAACACCTCCGTGGTGCGGCCGAAATGCATCGAAACCACCGCGCTGGGCGCCGCCTGCCTGGCCGGCCTTGCCACCGGCTTCTGGTCGGATCGCGATGAGATCGCCCGTAATTGGACGGTGGATACTTCATTCGCACCGACGCAAAAACGTGACCGCATCACCGCATTGCGCGGCGGCTGGGAACGCGCCCTCACCCGCGCCAAAGGCTGGGAACCGTCCTCGTAA
- a CDS encoding ATP-binding protein, with product MRRTLQLLGPFLAVLVFIAMPARGEAPRIELTDTEKTWIKEHPVVYFGYDPGWGPFSYKDTRGDFAGIDRDFLKLLEERLGLKFQPVHSSSWPEAYNSAKAGAVDFLVSTAEDEGREQDFVFTRAYNSFPMAFVTRHDSRAVMSMDQLNGRRMALPEGYVGSLVLARDHPRIVRVMVKTMDEAFLAVAAGRADVAVTNIANANYIIKSLGLSNLKIAGVMPYLFDLRYAVRKDQPVLRDILDKGVASLSAKDRQEIVGPWVGVEYARIVRWDYVMRWVAGGFVVAGTFIGVMIWHNRCLRRELAQRARVQRELEATQRRLEELNEEKTGLMRMAAHDLRNPLNGLMLNIEILSDAAVEKDREPLDRMMGLAHQMIHMIRNLLDVQALEDGKRRLRIEPVEVTKEVDDVLAAMQTLAARKQITFTTDFARTAPLALADRAALRQVLNNLVGNAVKYSPFDRVVAVEVEPALQGRLVFRVRDQGPGIAPAEMPRLFQKYVCLSARPTGGEQSIGLGLAIVKQLVIAMGGTVRCEESPGGGAVFIVELPAVVGVAV from the coding sequence ATGCGCAGGACTCTCCAGCTTCTCGGGCCGTTTCTCGCGGTTCTTGTTTTTATCGCGATGCCCGCTCGCGGCGAGGCTCCGCGTATCGAACTCACTGATACGGAGAAGACCTGGATAAAGGAACATCCGGTTGTTTATTTTGGGTATGACCCGGGTTGGGGGCCGTTCAGCTACAAGGATACCCGCGGGGATTTTGCGGGTATTGACCGGGATTTCCTCAAGCTCCTAGAAGAGCGGCTGGGGCTAAAGTTCCAGCCGGTGCATTCGTCCTCGTGGCCCGAGGCGTATAACAGCGCAAAAGCCGGCGCGGTGGATTTTTTGGTGAGCACGGCGGAAGACGAAGGGCGTGAGCAGGATTTTGTTTTCACCCGCGCCTACAACTCGTTCCCGATGGCCTTTGTGACGCGGCATGATTCGCGGGCGGTGATGTCGATGGATCAATTAAACGGGCGTCGTATGGCGCTGCCCGAGGGTTATGTGGGCTCGTTGGTGCTGGCGCGGGATCATCCGCGTATTGTGCGCGTCATGGTGAAAACCATGGACGAGGCATTTCTGGCTGTGGCGGCGGGACGGGCGGATGTGGCGGTGACCAACATCGCCAATGCCAACTACATCATCAAGTCGCTCGGGCTCTCCAATCTGAAGATCGCCGGAGTGATGCCGTATCTTTTCGATCTGCGTTATGCGGTGCGCAAGGACCAGCCGGTGTTGCGCGACATATTGGATAAAGGCGTGGCATCGCTCAGCGCCAAAGACCGGCAGGAGATCGTGGGGCCGTGGGTGGGCGTGGAGTATGCGCGGATCGTGCGCTGGGATTATGTGATGCGCTGGGTGGCCGGCGGCTTCGTGGTGGCGGGCACGTTCATCGGCGTGATGATCTGGCACAACCGCTGTCTGCGGCGCGAACTGGCGCAACGTGCGCGCGTGCAACGCGAGCTGGAGGCGACGCAACGCAGGCTCGAGGAGTTGAACGAGGAAAAGACCGGTCTCATGCGCATGGCCGCGCACGATCTGCGCAATCCGCTCAACGGACTCATGCTCAACATCGAGATTCTTTCGGATGCCGCGGTGGAGAAGGATCGCGAGCCACTGGACCGGATGATGGGGCTGGCGCACCAGATGATTCACATGATCCGCAACCTGCTCGATGTGCAGGCGCTCGAGGACGGCAAGCGGCGGTTGCGCATCGAGCCGGTCGAGGTGACGAAGGAAGTCGATGATGTGCTGGCCGCGATGCAAACGCTGGCCGCACGCAAGCAGATCACGTTCACCACGGATTTCGCACGCACGGCTCCGCTGGCGCTCGCGGACCGCGCGGCGTTGCGGCAAGTGCTCAATAATCTCGTGGGTAACGCGGTGAAATATTCGCCCTTTGACCGCGTGGTCGCGGTGGAGGTCGAGCCGGCCTTGCAAGGCCGGCTGGTGTTCCGTGTGCGTGATCAAGGGCCGGGCATCGCGCCCGCGGAAATGCCACGGCTGTTTCAGAAATACGTGTGCCTGAGCGCGCGTCCGACCGGCGGCGAACAATCAATCGGCCTGGGGTTGGCGATCGTGAAGCAACTGGTGATCGCGATGGGCGGAACCGTGCGATGCGAGGAGTCACCCGGCGGCGGCGCGGTCTTCATCGTTGAACTCCCGGCGGTGGTCGGAGTGGCGGTGTAG